Proteins from a single region of Desulfolutivibrio sulfoxidireducens:
- a CDS encoding tetratricopeptide repeat protein: MNNGISIYFLNQHDEHSINSLLAAFVKVNSFSPIEWITASPHANGLVSGKVLQNSWPFPVRHMQRASSSSSIIQDFLSDNAKFNNLLLLSCNYIFPVDILPLALNKLHKSNNSALLLRVLSGTSNFLDNPKKGKKNECKTHFEIISVGSLPIYMKSLFSKPVSNVAHVFGLMALKSDIMNFGSTFTTDLDPLRPVEKISKSLQKSFLPNTGKSQSNLSLSKVGTKGLTDENLHEVMEDVKIASQNKNWNDIIQKLSAVNTDDKCINFPNVYSYLGMAYRSIGNFSEAEKILQKGYQCHKNSIPILQEYAYVANARKDWPEAITRWKLLLSAMGEKTPYKCYFFLSRALRNVHDLEGADDIIQHAIKIHPAKIELFIEHAEIAMAGCLWLVAIQRWQVVLDTFGKRTPDSAYRRISIAYRSIMEFKQAEAVLKKGISIYPGYVGFALEYAEIAMSQRDWALALTRWESALQAFGLKAGPGPYLRKSTAFRNLLDLEKADGAVMAGLEVFPHDMELLTVSAEIAMAKQHWSKALLRWENLFLHIEEKGQRFPVERFVQGKVADWCPGDWCHLAQFVRDNYTDDNQPLRIGTLYCIVDILIFANYLDEAEYLLQFGCIKFHNDMELVIRQAEMAMTRKRWSSAIQCWIVILNKIGHPAPEFVYSRLCLCYHFVGDKKSANEIAIQGTAQYPQLAGLEKKYIENERNLVRFKRKALRQSTVCFHLLQFRSGTALHDQIRYGFFLTRGEISSRLRQAIGDKIGSIDTAWAGRFARELARRISQRYGKQFQRPPVLPADVFADAVFYPIFAELSNILPLRHIARGIIAEAKGQPIYIEMKSLKLSFINFWGTCELEPLYLYAELKRRGAAVFLCIQDNNPECENNGLLLSLRPSPRLLKNESLQYEKKHSKYSQKAIVPDGIRGINHVIDYTGDAHIFTSTHATLLIPYSTCNKISTIDFTASIYTQDTRPKSIVFTFEKDKTVSGEYSIYSTCEYENNLFYWFNFALGDYIYKLAKNAIDFVRREKISELHVCDHLFIQSSLLTNAMRQAGKKVTLWPHSSSPVHYYFRRGDEISQIYCIMKSGKKIWENFFPNIPVFTKADMMLQPPKSSAVKPARQTRKIQQLSIVIIGGAFAMARLPRLRMNHQVASYIRLLTHLRRYLPDDNVYYRGKGSIADELSCLRDDSNNLLSWKIAMNHPLEIDYPNMIFISVSFGSSALLEGISRGIPGMVVRDFKVEDYTLLDPQYIPTGITEEIVEEIQRCKDYNYRMNLISRQQQYYCDEAGFHFAESTLK; the protein is encoded by the coding sequence ATGAATAATGGCATCTCAATCTATTTTCTCAACCAACACGATGAACATAGCATAAATAGCCTCCTCGCTGCCTTTGTTAAAGTGAACAGTTTTTCTCCAATAGAATGGATAACGGCGTCACCTCATGCTAATGGATTAGTGTCTGGAAAAGTATTACAAAATTCATGGCCTTTTCCTGTAAGACACATGCAACGCGCAAGCAGTTCATCCAGTATCATACAAGATTTTTTATCAGACAATGCTAAATTCAACAATCTGTTGTTGTTAAGTTGCAACTATATATTCCCCGTAGACATTCTACCTCTCGCGCTAAACAAGTTACATAAATCCAACAATTCCGCGTTGCTGCTGCGCGTCTTATCCGGAACATCGAATTTTTTAGATAACCCAAAGAAAGGAAAGAAAAATGAATGTAAGACTCATTTTGAAATAATATCTGTAGGCTCTTTGCCAATATACATGAAATCATTATTTTCAAAGCCTGTATCCAACGTTGCACATGTCTTCGGGTTGATGGCTTTGAAGTCAGACATAATGAATTTTGGATCGACTTTTACTACTGATTTGGATCCTCTGCGACCGGTAGAAAAAATTTCAAAATCATTACAAAAGTCTTTTTTGCCAAACACCGGTAAATCACAGAGTAATTTATCCCTTTCGAAAGTAGGAACCAAAGGTCTCACGGATGAAAATTTGCATGAAGTCATGGAAGATGTCAAAATAGCGAGCCAAAATAAAAACTGGAATGATATAATCCAAAAATTAAGTGCAGTAAATACGGACGACAAATGCATTAACTTTCCAAATGTGTATTCGTATTTGGGCATGGCATATCGCAGTATAGGGAATTTTAGTGAAGCAGAAAAGATTTTACAGAAAGGTTATCAGTGTCACAAAAACTCAATACCCATACTGCAAGAGTATGCCTACGTCGCCAATGCAAGGAAAGACTGGCCTGAAGCTATCACTCGGTGGAAATTGCTGTTATCGGCAATGGGTGAAAAGACGCCCTATAAATGCTACTTTTTTTTGTCTCGGGCACTCCGCAACGTGCATGATCTTGAAGGTGCAGACGATATTATACAGCACGCCATTAAGATACATCCGGCCAAAATAGAGTTGTTCATAGAACACGCCGAGATAGCAATGGCTGGTTGCCTGTGGCTCGTAGCCATTCAACGCTGGCAGGTTGTGCTTGATACCTTTGGGAAGAGAACACCCGACAGCGCCTACCGGCGAATAAGTATCGCGTATCGAAGTATAATGGAATTCAAGCAGGCTGAAGCGGTTCTCAAAAAGGGGATATCGATCTACCCCGGCTATGTTGGTTTTGCCCTCGAATACGCTGAAATCGCCATGTCCCAACGGGACTGGGCGCTTGCTCTCACCCGATGGGAAAGCGCTCTTCAAGCATTTGGACTCAAGGCTGGCCCTGGACCCTATTTGCGAAAAAGCACTGCTTTTCGTAATCTGCTTGACTTGGAGAAAGCCGATGGCGCTGTCATGGCAGGGTTGGAAGTCTTTCCTCACGATATGGAGTTGCTCACGGTATCCGCTGAAATCGCCATGGCAAAACAGCACTGGTCAAAAGCACTTCTCCGCTGGGAAAACCTGTTCCTTCATATTGAGGAAAAGGGACAGCGCTTTCCTGTTGAGCGCTTTGTACAGGGGAAGGTCGCTGACTGGTGCCCGGGTGATTGGTGTCATTTAGCTCAATTTGTGAGAGACAATTATACAGATGATAATCAACCACTTCGTATCGGCACGTTATATTGTATTGTTGATATTTTGATATTCGCAAATTATCTCGATGAAGCTGAATATTTATTGCAATTCGGCTGTATAAAGTTCCATAATGATATGGAACTTGTCATTCGACAGGCCGAGATGGCCATGACAAGAAAAAGATGGTCAAGTGCAATTCAATGCTGGATTGTCATCTTGAACAAAATTGGGCATCCCGCTCCAGAATTTGTTTATTCACGATTGTGTTTATGTTATCATTTTGTAGGCGACAAAAAAAGTGCGAATGAGATTGCTATTCAGGGCACAGCACAATATCCGCAGCTTGCAGGTCTTGAAAAAAAATACATCGAAAACGAAAGAAACCTTGTTCGGTTCAAGAGAAAGGCTCTCCGGCAGAGCACAGTATGTTTTCATTTGCTGCAATTTCGTTCAGGGACAGCATTGCATGATCAAATCCGTTATGGATTTTTTCTTACTCGAGGCGAAATTTCTTCCAGATTACGGCAGGCTATCGGTGATAAAATCGGGTCGATTGATACGGCCTGGGCTGGACGATTTGCTCGTGAACTGGCGCGCCGCATATCTCAACGCTACGGAAAACAATTTCAAAGACCTCCTGTCTTGCCCGCCGACGTTTTCGCTGATGCTGTTTTTTATCCGATATTCGCAGAGCTTTCAAACATACTCCCACTACGCCACATTGCGCGCGGGATCATTGCTGAAGCTAAGGGGCAGCCCATCTATATCGAAATGAAGTCGCTGAAGCTGTCATTTATTAATTTCTGGGGAACGTGTGAGTTGGAGCCCCTGTATCTGTATGCGGAACTGAAGAGACGTGGCGCTGCGGTTTTTCTTTGCATCCAGGATAATAATCCTGAATGTGAAAACAACGGTCTTTTGCTTTCACTCAGGCCATCGCCAAGGCTGTTAAAAAACGAATCGTTGCAGTATGAAAAAAAGCATTCAAAATACAGTCAAAAAGCCATTGTTCCGGATGGAATTCGAGGAATAAACCATGTTATCGATTACACAGGCGATGCCCATATTTTTACTTCGACTCACGCTACGTTATTAATACCGTACAGTACATGTAATAAAATCAGCACAATTGATTTTACGGCTTCGATATACACGCAAGACACACGCCCTAAAAGCATTGTATTTACCTTTGAAAAGGACAAGACAGTTTCTGGAGAATATTCAATTTACAGTACATGTGAGTATGAGAATAATCTTTTTTATTGGTTTAACTTTGCGCTTGGTGATTACATTTATAAATTGGCAAAAAATGCGATAGATTTTGTGCGTCGCGAAAAGATATCCGAACTTCATGTTTGCGATCATCTCTTTATTCAGTCTTCGCTGTTGACAAATGCTATGAGGCAGGCAGGAAAAAAGGTTACGTTGTGGCCTCATTCTTCGTCCCCAGTTCATTATTACTTCCGTCGAGGCGATGAAATTAGCCAGATTTACTGCATTATGAAAAGTGGAAAAAAAATTTGGGAAAATTTTTTTCCCAATATCCCGGTTTTTACCAAAGCCGATATGATGTTGCAGCCACCAAAGAGTAGTGCGGTCAAACCGGCGAGGCAGACACGGAAAATTCAACAACTTTCTATCGTCATCATCGGTGGAGCTTTTGCGATGGCGAGGCTCCCGCGTCTGCGGATGAATCATCAAGTTGCTAGTTATATACGTTTGTTGACTCACCTCCGCAGATATTTGCCGGATGACAATGTCTATTACCGCGGGAAGGGAAGCATTGCCGATGAACTCTCGTGTCTACGCGATGACAGCAACAATCTGTTATCCTGGAAGATCGCTATGAATCACCCCCTAGAGATTGACTATCCTAATATGATTTTCATCTCAGTCTCTTTTGGTTCGTCAGCTTTGCTTGAAGGAATCAGTCGGGGAATACCGGGAATGGTGGTTCGCGACTTTAAAGTCGAGGATTATACACTGCTTGACCCGCAATATATTCCAACAGGAATAACCGAGGAAATCGTCGAAGAAATTCAAAGATGCAAGGATTATAATTATCGAATGAACCTGATATCCAGGCAGCAGCAATACTACTGTGATGAAGCTGGATTCCATTTTGCAGAAAGTACGCTGAAATAA
- the cydB gene encoding cytochrome d ubiquinol oxidase subunit II, translating to MDLGTIWFVLWGVLWAVYFVLDGFDLGLGTLLPFLAKNETEKRIFYNAMGPFWDGNEVWLITAGGVTFAAFPGTYAVMFSGLYSALMLLLFALIVRGVCFEFRSKVESQGWKKLWDTCLFIGSFAPALLLGVAFANIFMGIPIDQEHIFQGNLLTLLNPYGLAGGVLFVLLFAHHGALWLANKSDGDLRTRAMAMAAKLWPIMAGWIVLFLILSMFYTKLFNNYLVSPVLFVILLVPVVGLVLTKLYAAKGRSWAAWGASAVTIAGTALFGVIGIFPALLPSSLNPAYSMTIENSSSSPLTLSIMLGVALVFVPVVIAYQIWNFRTFRHPVTKDDLEYEEAY from the coding sequence ATGGATCTCGGTACCATCTGGTTCGTGTTATGGGGCGTGTTGTGGGCCGTGTATTTCGTCCTGGACGGCTTTGACCTGGGGCTTGGCACACTGCTGCCCTTTCTGGCCAAAAACGAGACCGAAAAACGCATCTTCTACAACGCCATGGGGCCGTTCTGGGACGGCAACGAGGTGTGGCTTATCACAGCGGGCGGGGTGACCTTCGCGGCCTTCCCGGGCACCTATGCGGTCATGTTCTCGGGGCTGTATTCAGCGTTGATGCTGCTTCTGTTCGCGCTGATCGTGCGCGGGGTGTGCTTCGAGTTCAGGAGCAAGGTGGAGAGCCAAGGATGGAAAAAGCTGTGGGACACCTGTCTTTTCATCGGCAGCTTCGCCCCGGCCCTGCTTCTGGGAGTGGCCTTCGCCAACATCTTCATGGGCATCCCCATCGACCAGGAGCATATTTTCCAGGGCAATCTGCTGACCCTGCTCAATCCCTACGGTCTGGCCGGTGGCGTCCTGTTCGTCCTGCTTTTCGCCCACCACGGGGCCTTGTGGCTGGCCAACAAGTCCGATGGCGACCTGCGGACGCGGGCCATGGCCATGGCCGCGAAGCTGTGGCCGATCATGGCCGGCTGGATCGTGCTCTTTTTGATCCTGAGCATGTTTTACACCAAGCTTTTCAATAACTATCTCGTCTCCCCGGTCCTTTTCGTCATCCTGCTTGTCCCCGTGGTCGGGCTGGTCCTGACCAAGCTGTACGCGGCCAAGGGCAGGAGCTGGGCGGCCTGGGGGGCCTCGGCGGTCACCATCGCCGGCACGGCCTTGTTCGGGGTCATCGGCATCTTCCCGGCGCTTCTGCCGTCAAGCCTCAACCCGGCCTACAGCATGACTATCGAGAACTCGTCCTCCTCGCCCCTGACCCTGTCCATCATGCTCGGGGTGGCCCTGGTGTTCGTGCCGGTGGTCATTGCCTACCAGATATGGAACTTCCGGACCTTCCGTCACCCGGTGACCAAGGACGATCTGGAGTACGAAGAGGCCTACTAA
- a CDS encoding cytochrome ubiquinol oxidase subunit I: protein MDTLMLSRLQFAFATFIHFIFVPLTLGLSILVAYMETKYVRTGDETYKKMAKFWGKLFLINFALGVVTGITLEFQFGTNWSRYSAYVGDIFGSLLAIEATAAFFLESTFLGVWIFGWDKLSKKFHAVCIWIVAFAASLSALWIILANGFMQNPVGYEIRNGRAELSSFFDVITNGFAWSQYFHTITGAYALAGFFVMGVSAWHLLRKHNIDFFTKSFRIGATFGLVASILVAVQGHSHGNEVAAIQPAKLAAMESHWDTGKNVPMYLLTIPDEKNERNSVEAIGIPSLLSILAFSDPAAEVKGLKDFAPEDRPPVTLTFLSFRLMVGLGTLMILLAAWGFLKRGNLLDNPGYLRLMVYAIPVPYLALQAGWAVAEVGRQPWIVHGLMRTKDAVSPIATSQVAVSLAAFVVVYLLLAALDIYLLSKYARKSPA from the coding sequence ATGGACACCCTGATGCTTTCACGATTGCAGTTCGCCTTTGCCACGTTCATTCACTTCATCTTTGTGCCGCTGACGCTTGGGCTCTCCATCCTGGTGGCCTACATGGAGACCAAGTACGTGCGCACGGGCGACGAGACGTACAAAAAGATGGCCAAGTTCTGGGGCAAGCTGTTCCTGATCAACTTCGCCCTGGGCGTGGTCACGGGCATCACCCTGGAATTCCAGTTTGGCACCAACTGGTCGCGCTATTCGGCCTACGTCGGAGACATCTTCGGGTCGCTTTTGGCCATCGAGGCCACGGCGGCCTTTTTCCTGGAATCCACGTTCCTCGGGGTATGGATCTTCGGCTGGGACAAGCTGTCCAAGAAATTTCACGCGGTCTGTATCTGGATCGTGGCCTTTGCCGCCAGCCTTTCGGCCTTGTGGATCATTCTGGCCAACGGATTCATGCAAAATCCTGTGGGTTACGAGATAAGAAACGGCCGGGCCGAGCTTTCGAGCTTTTTCGACGTCATCACCAACGGGTTCGCCTGGAGCCAGTACTTCCACACCATCACCGGGGCCTATGCCCTGGCCGGATTCTTCGTCATGGGCGTGTCCGCCTGGCACCTTTTGCGCAAGCACAACATCGACTTTTTCACCAAGTCCTTCCGCATCGGCGCGACGTTCGGCCTTGTGGCCTCCATCCTGGTGGCCGTGCAGGGCCACAGCCACGGCAACGAGGTGGCCGCGATCCAGCCCGCCAAGCTCGCGGCCATGGAATCGCACTGGGATACAGGAAAGAACGTGCCCATGTACCTGCTGACCATCCCCGACGAGAAAAACGAGCGCAACAGCGTCGAGGCCATCGGCATCCCCAGCCTCTTAAGCATCCTGGCCTTCAGCGACCCCGCGGCCGAGGTCAAGGGCTTAAAGGACTTCGCCCCCGAGGACCGGCCTCCCGTGACCCTGACCTTCCTGTCCTTCCGGCTCATGGTCGGGCTTGGCACGCTCATGATCCTTCTGGCCGCGTGGGGATTTCTCAAGCGCGGGAACCTGCTCGACAATCCAGGCTACCTGCGGCTTATGGTCTACGCCATCCCCGTGCCGTACCTGGCGCTTCAGGCCGGGTGGGCCGTGGCCGAGGTGGGACGGCAGCCATGGATCGTTCACGGCCTTATGCGCACCAAGGACGCGGTCTCTCCCATCGCCACCTCCCAGGTGGCCGTAAGCCTGGCGGCCTTCGTGGTGGTGTATCTGCTTTTGGCCGCCTTGGACATCTACCTGCTGTCCAAGTACGCCCGGAAAAGTCCGGCTTAG
- a CDS encoding RrF2 family transcriptional regulator → MRVTRSGDYAVRCLLYLALNAGRGVVGRKEIAQAMDIPAQFLGKVAQILAKAGLITIRQGSRGGYELTGDPREISLLRVVEAVDGVIFLNDCLLRPDFCDRRPICPVHRVWGRACGQLRGLLDGISLAELVEEESRAVEALSGTLPAGRGQTLEGKGE, encoded by the coding sequence ATGCGCGTTACCCGATCAGGAGACTACGCCGTCCGCTGCCTTCTGTACCTGGCGCTCAACGCCGGACGGGGTGTGGTGGGGCGCAAGGAGATAGCCCAGGCCATGGACATTCCAGCCCAGTTTTTGGGCAAGGTGGCCCAGATCCTGGCCAAGGCGGGGCTGATCACCATCCGCCAGGGCTCCAGGGGAGGCTACGAACTGACTGGTGACCCGCGGGAGATATCCCTTTTGCGGGTGGTTGAGGCCGTGGACGGGGTGATTTTTTTGAATGACTGCCTGCTGCGGCCGGACTTCTGCGACCGACGCCCCATCTGCCCGGTGCACCGGGTGTGGGGGCGGGCCTGCGGGCAGTTGCGGGGCTTACTGGACGGGATCAGCCTGGCCGAGTTGGTGGAAGAGGAGTCGCGCGCGGTGGAAGCTCTCTCGGGGACGCTTCCAGCCGGGCGCGGCCAAACCCTGGAGGGGAAAGGAGAGTAA
- a CDS encoding FAD-dependent oxidoreductase: MNAMNFNFLCGDPPPASPRNVAIIGAGPSGLAAAGYLSCLGYQVEIYDKLPKAGGLMLFGIPGHRIPKERVEAGVRRMSKKYGVIFHARTKICCSAPLHEEEGDHFCSDMRGLGDLVKKHDAIIICTGSWRSRRLGIPGENLPGVMAGLEFLFPIRAVGYAGPHIQAPDVAGKTVVVIGAGHSAVDVVHSAIFLGAAKVHLLYRRTRNEAPCGSYEIDKLVEIGALWHESVTPLRFLGEDRVTGVELTEKRLGDPGPDGKRCALPGSETVTTLEADLAVTAIGETATPPFAKELGLENVRKGEVRWLHMTDIENVFVAGDALTGPSKIGKAVYSGLRAARSLGNWLDLKDQDRLSDYPYDDLVARDAERFPGGRLHR, encoded by the coding sequence ATGAACGCCATGAACTTCAATTTTCTGTGCGGTGACCCGCCGCCGGCCTCGCCCCGCAACGTGGCCATCATCGGGGCCGGGCCGTCGGGCCTGGCCGCCGCCGGCTACCTGTCCTGCCTGGGGTATCAGGTGGAGATCTACGACAAGCTGCCCAAGGCCGGGGGCCTCATGCTCTTCGGCATCCCCGGGCATCGCATCCCGAAGGAGCGGGTCGAGGCCGGGGTCAGGCGCATGTCCAAGAAATACGGGGTGATTTTTCACGCCCGGACCAAGATATGCTGCAGCGCCCCCCTGCACGAGGAGGAGGGCGACCATTTTTGTTCCGACATGCGCGGCCTCGGCGATCTGGTCAAAAAACACGACGCCATCATCATCTGCACCGGGTCCTGGCGTTCGCGCCGACTGGGCATCCCCGGGGAGAACCTGCCCGGGGTCATGGCCGGGCTGGAATTCCTCTTCCCCATCCGGGCCGTCGGATACGCCGGGCCGCACATCCAGGCCCCGGACGTGGCCGGAAAGACCGTGGTGGTCATCGGCGCGGGGCATTCGGCCGTGGACGTGGTCCATAGCGCCATCTTCCTGGGCGCGGCCAAGGTTCACCTGCTGTACAGGCGCACCAGAAACGAGGCCCCCTGCGGCTCCTACGAGATCGACAAGCTCGTTGAGATCGGTGCGCTGTGGCACGAATCCGTCACCCCTCTGCGCTTTTTAGGGGAAGACCGGGTCACGGGAGTGGAGCTGACCGAGAAAAGGCTCGGGGATCCGGGGCCGGACGGGAAACGGTGCGCCCTGCCCGGCAGCGAGACCGTGACCACCCTTGAGGCCGACCTGGCGGTCACGGCCATCGGCGAGACGGCCACGCCGCCCTTCGCCAAGGAGCTTGGGCTTGAGAACGTGCGCAAGGGCGAGGTGCGTTGGCTGCACATGACGGACATCGAAAACGTGTTCGTGGCCGGCGACGCCTTGACCGGCCCATCGAAGATCGGCAAGGCCGTGTACAGCGGCCTGCGCGCGGCCCGTTCCCTGGGCAACTGGCTGGATTTGAAGGACCAGGACCGCCTGTCCGACTATCCCTACGACGACCTCGTGGCCCGGGATGCCGAACGCTTCCCCGGCGGCCGCCTGCACCGGTAA
- a CDS encoding 4Fe-4S dicluster domain-containing protein, producing the protein MLSKQKVLYIDYSTCIGCETCEYVCRFVHDTPRIHMMRTASGVMAPLYCRHCEQPNCAKVCKRGAIVRDKDGAMILQPQLCRGCETRQCLLACPYAAMFETDTGVMLSKCDLCAGRRQIGLLPACMEMCPCGAIHFVAREDIARLETPKALEAYERVMGHLRPGK; encoded by the coding sequence ATGTTAAGCAAGCAAAAAGTCCTGTACATCGACTATTCCACCTGCATCGGATGCGAGACCTGCGAATACGTGTGCCGGTTCGTGCACGACACCCCGCGCATCCACATGATGCGCACGGCCTCCGGGGTCATGGCCCCGCTGTACTGCCGCCACTGCGAGCAACCCAACTGCGCCAAGGTGTGCAAGCGCGGGGCCATCGTGCGGGACAAGGACGGGGCCATGATCCTGCAGCCGCAGTTATGCCGGGGCTGCGAGACGCGGCAGTGCCTTTTGGCCTGCCCCTATGCGGCCATGTTCGAGACGGATACCGGGGTGATGCTGTCCAAGTGCGACCTGTGCGCCGGGCGGCGGCAGATCGGGCTTTTGCCGGCCTGCATGGAGATGTGTCCGTGCGGGGCCATCCACTTCGTGGCCCGGGAGGACATCGCCAGGCTCGAGACGCCCAAAGCCCTTGAGGCCTACGAGCGGGTCATGGGACACCTGCGGCCAGGAAAATAA
- the pseI gene encoding pseudaminic acid synthase, translating to MKIQDREIDLAHTPFLIAEMSGNHNQSLDRALAIVDAAARAGAHAVKLQTYTAETMTLDLTDGEFFISDPNSLWKGQSMHALYQQAYTPWEWHAPIMERARSHGLMCFSSPFDESAVDFLTTLDAPCYKIASFECVDLPLVRKAAATGKPLIISTGMATVREIAEAVETARAAGCRDLALLKCTSTYPCSPENTNLRTITHMRDLFQCEVGLSDHTMGIGASIAAIACGATIIEKHFTLSRADGGVDSTFSLEPAELASLAVESERAWLALGGISYGPTTAEVRSVTRRRSLYVGEDLQAGDALTPRNLRRVRPGHGLPPKYYDILIGKKVSRPVKKGTPVSWDMFD from the coding sequence ATGAAAATACAGGATCGGGAAATAGATCTCGCGCACACACCGTTTCTCATCGCGGAGATGTCCGGAAACCACAATCAGTCTTTGGACAGGGCCTTGGCGATAGTGGACGCGGCGGCCCGGGCCGGGGCCCATGCGGTGAAGCTCCAGACTTACACCGCGGAAACCATGACCCTGGATCTGACGGATGGGGAATTTTTCATTAGTGATCCGAATTCGCTCTGGAAAGGGCAATCCATGCATGCCCTCTACCAGCAGGCGTACACCCCGTGGGAATGGCACGCGCCGATCATGGAGCGGGCCAGGTCCCATGGACTGATGTGCTTCAGTTCGCCGTTCGATGAAAGCGCGGTGGATTTCCTTACGACCCTGGACGCGCCATGCTACAAGATCGCCTCGTTCGAATGCGTCGATCTGCCGCTTGTGCGCAAGGCCGCCGCAACCGGAAAACCGCTTATCATCTCAACCGGCATGGCCACCGTCCGGGAGATCGCCGAGGCCGTGGAGACCGCCAGGGCGGCCGGCTGCCGTGATCTGGCGCTTCTCAAATGCACCAGCACCTATCCCTGCTCTCCCGAAAACACCAATCTGCGCACCATCACCCACATGCGCGACCTGTTCCAATGCGAAGTCGGGTTGTCCGACCACACCATGGGCATCGGGGCGTCCATCGCGGCCATCGCCTGCGGGGCGACCATCATTGAAAAGCATTTCACCCTGTCGCGCGCCGATGGCGGCGTGGATTCGACCTTTTCCCTGGAGCCCGCGGAGCTGGCCAGCCTGGCGGTGGAATCGGAAAGGGCCTGGCTGGCCCTGGGCGGGATATCCTATGGCCCGACCACGGCGGAAGTCAGGTCCGTCACCCGGCGGCGCTCCCTGTATGTCGGGGAGGACCTTCAGGCCGGCGACGCGCTGACCCCGCGCAACCTGCGGCGCGTGCGCCCAGGGCACGGCCTGCCGCCGAAATACTACGACATCCTGATCGGCAAAAAGGTCTCCAGGCCGGTCAAGAAAGGCACGCCCGTCAGTTGGGACATGTTCGACTAA
- a CDS encoding NAD-dependent epimerase/dehydratase family protein gives MKIVITGARGFIGMHLARRLTKSGHAVIGLTRCDKEDTYRAIDIQTGNGIDSTQASLARHISGSDAVVHLAARQVASLSEPLQAYIPSNIVLTEDIARIVSESGVPRLVFASSRLVYPGWCPDVCTETCPHEPDTMYGLSKRVGEDLLRIYARKYNWTSVSLRLGQIFGPDPKKRGVVFRFIEQARTAGKVTVFGQGLAVRDFIYLEDVLSAFEAALVSEAASGAYNIGSSRGYSVCELATAVSTAFLDGKVNVEHKHVENEDQTRYVMDCHKALRDMNWQPQWTLTEALRDMRDVDDGL, from the coding sequence ATGAAAATTGTCATCACCGGCGCGCGGGGCTTTATCGGCATGCATCTCGCGAGGCGTCTGACCAAGAGCGGCCACGCCGTTATCGGACTGACGCGGTGCGACAAGGAAGATACCTACCGCGCCATCGACATCCAGACCGGGAATGGCATTGATTCGACGCAGGCCTCTCTTGCGCGCCATATCTCCGGTTCCGATGCCGTTGTCCATCTTGCCGCGCGGCAAGTGGCAAGCCTTTCCGAACCGCTTCAGGCCTATATCCCCTCAAATATCGTCCTGACGGAGGATATTGCCCGAATCGTGTCGGAATCCGGTGTGCCCCGGCTCGTTTTTGCCTCGTCCAGGCTGGTCTATCCGGGTTGGTGCCCGGACGTGTGCACGGAAACCTGCCCGCATGAGCCGGACACCATGTACGGCTTGAGCAAGAGGGTTGGCGAGGATCTTTTGCGCATCTATGCCCGGAAATACAACTGGACAAGCGTTTCGCTGCGGCTCGGACAGATTTTCGGGCCTGATCCCAAAAAGCGCGGCGTCGTGTTCCGGTTTATCGAGCAGGCGCGCACGGCCGGCAAGGTGACCGTCTTTGGACAAGGCTTGGCGGTGCGCGATTTCATCTACCTTGAGGATGTCCTGTCCGCCTTCGAGGCGGCCCTCGTATCCGAAGCGGCCTCGGGCGCCTACAATATCGGCAGTTCCCGAGGCTATAGCGTCTGTGAGCTCGCCACCGCCGTGAGCACGGCGTTTCTCGACGGCAAGGTCAACGTGGAACACAAACACGTTGAGAATGAAGACCAGACTCGCTATGTCATGGATTGCCACAAGGCCCTTCGTGATATGAACTGGCAACCGCAATGGACGCTGACAGAGGCGTTGCGGGACATGCGTGACGTGGATGATGGCTTATAA